A region of the Pseudomonas silesiensis genome:
CGGAACGCCGCCCGGGGCAAGCCCGCTTCCACAGGGGCGGTGGTGTATCGACAAACGCTTACCCTTGTTGGAGCGGGCTTGCCCGCGATGGGGCCGGATCTTTCAACGCTAAAACTAAAGGCTTTCCTCACTCAAAAGCCGATACCCCACCCCCGCCTCGGTCACGATAAACCGCGGCCGGGTCGGATCATCCGCCAGCTTCTGCCGCAGATGCCCCACCACAATCCGCAAATAGTGACTGTCTTCGGCATGGGTCGGCCCCCAGATATCCTTGAGCAATTGCTGCTGGGTAATGACCCGCCCCGGATGCCTGGCCAATTGCGCCAGCACCGCGTATTCCTTGCGGGTCAACGCCACTTCGACGCCATCGAGCAGCACCCGGCGATACGCCAGGTCGACGGTCAACGGGCCGAATGTCAGAGCCACCTGCCGGGCTTCACCGGCCGGGGCCTGACGTAACAAGGCACGTACCCGCGCCAGAAATTCCTGAATACCAAACGGCTTGGTCACATAGTCGTTGGCACCGCCATCGAGGGCCTCGACTTTCTGCCCTTCAGCGGCACGCACCGACAGCACCAGCACCGGCACCGTCGACCATTCACGAAACTCGCGCAGCACGTGCTGACCGTCCATGTCCGGCAAACCGAGGTCGAGCACCAGCAGG
Encoded here:
- a CDS encoding response regulator, which produces MSQTATILVIDDEPQIRKFLRISLASQGYKVLEAGTGTEGLAQAALNKPDLLVLDLGLPDMDGQHVLREFREWSTVPVLVLSVRAAEGQKVEALDGGANDYVTKPFGIQEFLARVRALLRQAPAGEARQVALTFGPLTVDLAYRRVLLDGVEVALTRKEYAVLAQLARHPGRVITQQQLLKDIWGPTHAEDSHYLRIVVGHLRQKLADDPTRPRFIVTEAGVGYRLLSEESL